The stretch of DNA TTCACTTATTTCCAGCAAGTGGGCGGCCTGGACTGCAAACCGGTTTTAGGTGAAATTACTTACGGTATTGAGCGCCTGGCAATGTATATCCAGAATTGCTCCAATGTCTACGACCTAGTTTGGGCAGATGGAATTTCCTATGGTGACGTGTATCACCAGAACGAAGTGGAGCAATCGTGTTACAACTTTGAGCACTCCAATACAGATTTACTCTTTGCTAATTTTACAAACTATGAGAATGAAGCAAAGCGTCTCATGGAAGTTCCACTAGCGCTTCCCGCTTATGAAATGGTTCTGAAAGCGGGTCATACTTTTAATCTATTAGATGCCCGCGGCGCTATCTCCGTCACTGAGCGCGCCGCCTACATTGGTCGCATCCGCAACCTTTCTCGCGCAGTAGCTCAAGCCTATTTTGACTCACGCGAAAAATTAGGGTTTCCAATGTGTCAACGCCCTTCTTTGCTCGCAGCCGATTGAGATTCCTAAGTCCACTATGAGTACATCAAACCCAGCTCCTCAAACTGCCAGTCTACTGATTGAAATTTTTACTGAGGAACTCCCCCCAAAATCTTTACGCCGTCTTGGGGATGCCTTTAGTGATGGTATTTACGATACCCTTAAATCCGTCGGCCTTCTTGGGGAAGACTCTATTGTCAGTGGTTACGCCACACCCCGTCGACTAGCAGTGCACATGACCGGGGTTTTGAGTCAAGCACCTGACCACCCTGTACGTGAAAAATTATTGCCCACCAGCATTGCATTTGATGCTGATGGAAAACCCACTGCACCCTTACTAAAGAAGTTGAGTGCGCTGGGTTATCCCGATATCGATTTATCCACTCTAGAAAAATCAGGCGAAGGTAAGAATGAAGCCCTCTTTCTGAATGTGATTGCTCAGGGCGCTACCTTAGAGAAAACCGCACAGCAAGCATTAGTGCATACGCTGAGTAAGCTACCCATCGCTAAAATGATGCACTATCAAGTGCTGCAGAAAAATGGTCAATTAGCAGATGTAGAATTTGCTCGTCCAGCACACCGTATTATTGCCCTCCATGGTGATCGAGTGCTGAAGCTTAGCGCCTTAGGTATTGATGCTGATAATCAGACTGAAGGTCATCGCTTTATGGCTTCTGACATCATCACGATCGCCTCTGCCGATACTTATGCTGCCGCACTCACGACTCAAGCCAAAGTCTTGCCTAATTTTAATCAGCGACGCGAATTTATTGAAGCCGCCTTATTAAAGGCAGCCGGTAGTGACTCAGTGCTGATGCCCGATAGTTTATTGGACGAGGTCACTGCCTTAGTGGAATGGCCAGCCATCTACGAATGTCATTTTGATTCAGAATTTTTGGAAGTACCTCAAGAATGCTTGATTTTGACGATGCAAACCAATCAAAAGTACTTTGCCCTGACAGACTCAGAAGGTAAATTAAGAAATCGCTTCTTAATTGTTTCGAATATTCAAACGGATACACCAGAGGCGATTATTGCCGGTAATGAACGCGTGATACGCCCACGTTTATCTGATGCCCGTTTCTTTTTTCAGCAGGATCAAAAAAGGCCGTTAGCCTCAAGGGTAGCCGACCTTAAAAAAGTGGTCTACCACAATCAATTAGGCAATCAGTTTGAGCGAACACAGCGTGTTCAAGCAATTGCTGTTGGCATTGCTCAGGCATTATCCGCAGATGAATCTCTTGTGAGTCGTGCCGCTGAAATTGCAAAAACAGACTTACTAACCGATATGGTTGGCGAGTTTCCAGAGCTGCAAGGCATCATGGGGCGATACTACGCCACCTATGATGGCGAACATACAGATGTAGCCTCTGCTTGCAGTGAGCACTATAGACCACGCTTTGCTGGGGATGCTTTACCAGAAACCCAGACCGGTACGATTCTAGCGATTGCCGACAAGCTCGAGACCTTAATTGGTATTTGGGGTGTGGGACTTGCCCCAACAGGCGATAAAGACCCCTATGCACTTCGTCGCCATGCCTTAGGAATCTGCCGCCTGTTATTGGAGAAGAATCTGGCCTTAAGTCTGCCTGCATTGATTGCACTAGCTCGTCGGCAGTTTTCACAAGCGGATGTTCAAGAAAAAGCAAATGGTGACGATATCTACGCCTTCATCATCGATCGTCTGCGCGCTTATTTGCGAGATCAATCTGTTGCTGGCAAGCCATTTACCACTGGTGAGATAGATGCTGTTTTAAGCCAATCCCCTGCCCAACTTAACGACCTAATGGATCGCTTAACTGCTTTGCGTGAATTTAACGCACTTCCAGAAGCCAGTCAGTTAGCCGCAGCTAATAAGCGAATCAGCAATATTCTAAAGAAGACTACTACTGTTATTCCGGAAAACTGTTCCAACGCACTACTGCAAGCACCTGCAGAAGTTGTACTGTTTAAAGCGCTAGAAAGTATTGCCCCTCAACTGACAACAGCTTATGCGCAACGGCAATTTGTAGTATTTCTCAAAGCGCTGGTTGCACTCAGCAATCCCATTGATCAGTTCTTTGCTGATGTCATGGTTATGGATCCCAATCCAGAGTTACGCGATAACCGCCTAGCCCTCTTGCAACAACTTCACCAGAAAATGAATCTTATTGCCGACCTCGGCAAATTAGCATGAGCACTAGCTCCACTAAATTAATTATTTTGGATCGCGATGGTGTGATCAACGAAGATCGAGATGACTATGTCAAATCAAGCGAGGAATGGGTTCCTCTTCCGGGTAGTTTAGAGGCAATTGCTCTGCTAAACCAAGCGGGCTACCAAATTACGGTGGCTACCAATCAATCCGGTTTGGCTCGAGGATTTTTCAACATCAATGATTTGCATGCGATGCATAGCAAGATGGAAAGATTACTCAAACCATTAGGCGGTCATATTGATAGTATTTTCTTCTGCCCCCATCTGGATGCACATGCATGCGATTGTCGCAAGCCCTTGCCAGGCATGATGAAAGAAATTGCTTTACGCTACAAGCAATCCCATAGTGCTAACCCGTTACTGGGCGTCCCTATAGTAGGTGACTCCTTACGAGATCTTCAAGCAGGCATTGCCCTTGGTGCCAGCCCCCATTTAGTGTTGACTGGAAAAGGCCGCAAGACTTTAGAGGCAGGCGGACTACCTGAAGGCACCCACATTCATGCAGATTTATTGGCTTTTGCAAACGCACTGATACAAGATAAGGTTTAAGAAAAATGGTCGTTTTACGCTCCA from Polynucleobacter sp. TUM22923 encodes:
- the glyQ gene encoding glycine--tRNA ligase subunit alpha, with the translated sequence MLTFQQIILKLQDYWDQQGCALLQPIDLEVGAGTSHTATFLRAIGPEPWKAAYVQPSRRPKDGRYGENPNRLQHYYQFQVVLKPAPENILELYLGSLAALGLDLQQNDVRFVEDDWENPTLGAWGLGWEVWLNGMEVTQFTYFQQVGGLDCKPVLGEITYGIERLAMYIQNCSNVYDLVWADGISYGDVYHQNEVEQSCYNFEHSNTDLLFANFTNYENEAKRLMEVPLALPAYEMVLKAGHTFNLLDARGAISVTERAAYIGRIRNLSRAVAQAYFDSREKLGFPMCQRPSLLAAD
- the glyS gene encoding glycine--tRNA ligase subunit beta, whose translation is MSTSNPAPQTASLLIEIFTEELPPKSLRRLGDAFSDGIYDTLKSVGLLGEDSIVSGYATPRRLAVHMTGVLSQAPDHPVREKLLPTSIAFDADGKPTAPLLKKLSALGYPDIDLSTLEKSGEGKNEALFLNVIAQGATLEKTAQQALVHTLSKLPIAKMMHYQVLQKNGQLADVEFARPAHRIIALHGDRVLKLSALGIDADNQTEGHRFMASDIITIASADTYAAALTTQAKVLPNFNQRREFIEAALLKAAGSDSVLMPDSLLDEVTALVEWPAIYECHFDSEFLEVPQECLILTMQTNQKYFALTDSEGKLRNRFLIVSNIQTDTPEAIIAGNERVIRPRLSDARFFFQQDQKRPLASRVADLKKVVYHNQLGNQFERTQRVQAIAVGIAQALSADESLVSRAAEIAKTDLLTDMVGEFPELQGIMGRYYATYDGEHTDVASACSEHYRPRFAGDALPETQTGTILAIADKLETLIGIWGVGLAPTGDKDPYALRRHALGICRLLLEKNLALSLPALIALARRQFSQADVQEKANGDDIYAFIIDRLRAYLRDQSVAGKPFTTGEIDAVLSQSPAQLNDLMDRLTALREFNALPEASQLAAANKRISNILKKTTTVIPENCSNALLQAPAEVVLFKALESIAPQLTTAYAQRQFVVFLKALVALSNPIDQFFADVMVMDPNPELRDNRLALLQQLHQKMNLIADLGKLA
- the gmhB gene encoding D-glycero-beta-D-manno-heptose 1,7-bisphosphate 7-phosphatase, translating into MSTSSTKLIILDRDGVINEDRDDYVKSSEEWVPLPGSLEAIALLNQAGYQITVATNQSGLARGFFNINDLHAMHSKMERLLKPLGGHIDSIFFCPHLDAHACDCRKPLPGMMKEIALRYKQSHSANPLLGVPIVGDSLRDLQAGIALGASPHLVLTGKGRKTLEAGGLPEGTHIHADLLAFANALIQDKV